atggcttgaaagcgcatgaaggcccttcgccctaacagggcgtggtacccactgttgaaaggggccacctggaaagttatttcttcggaccgataattctccggcgtgccgaacaccacgtcaagtgtaatttttcctgcacaccgagcttcccggctgggaatgatacctcgaaaggttgtgctgcttttctcgatgcggctcctgtctattttcATCTTTTGGAGCatgtcctcgtaaatgaggtttagtccgctgctgccgtccatgaggacttttgtaAGTCGAAAGCCATCCACGATGGGATTGAGGACTAGGGCAGCTGGCGCTCGGACTGTTCtgtatttaggttcgtcactggcgttgaaggttatggccgtgtcgttccaggggtcaaTTGCAGCGACCTGGCAAACTTCGGCGAGATCGCGCAGGGCCCTTTTACGtttgttgtttgaagcgaatgtctcgaagactgcCAATACGCTATTGTCGTCATTTGCTGGAGGGTGTTGTTCTGGagtgtccttgataaggatgtcctcgccgcccTTGGCTACCTGCcaaagtatccaacatgctctaaggctgtgggttgccacggtatccgGTGTCAAGTGTATTTTGCATGGGTCATTGAGCCATCCCTCTAGAACGGTGCCTTGCAACGTAATAGGTTTATGATTTTTGACTGTTCGGCTGGGCGTGCCACGGGGGCGCGTCCTTTTCGCCTGTAAGGGGGGTCGGGATGGTTCCCAGccagctgcctgagttttccaagcgctttccatcgcgctgtacttttgtacgatgGTTGCTAGGTCAGCGAACTTTAGTATGCGGCGGCAATTGATGGCGTTAAGGATACCTTCGTCCGCGCAGTTGTTGTAGAATGCTGctatcgcgtcttcgtcgcggcagccttttaccttgtttttgacaaggaggaatctgccccagaagtggtggaccgtttcctgaggctGTTGTTTGATGCTTCTGAGAGcatctatgtccgggtgggtgggtggagtTGAATCCGAAACCTGACCCGgttttggatccggagtttggAAGTCTACCGGGCCGGATAGTTCGGGCTCCGAGATATCGACTGATTTTTTCGGCTCATCATCCGACTTTATGTTTGGAGGAAGGgacatgaatttctgccaaaaagTATCTGGCTCTTCAAGATcggcgatccgaacatagttcgtcttcaatatagtggaagagttgctctgctcctcgactaccgctatctgatgggtgatcggtggagttttaatttctctctggtcgggtttaagcccgacccgatcgtagtctgtagcgacccccaaggcggccatgcgatccaggagttcgttcaacGACGACAACTCCACTGGATCCATGCGGGCGGAGTATTCAGGATCAACGTGGAGGTGATTTTTGATGAcgtgagaggtcatcgtcggcttaagggccgagCCGGTGGTCATGACGAAACCGCCGAGACGGAGGGTCTGAcctggggccagggctcctccggagatgatattatccttgacaacaaggcgagccatcaaacctttcatcgacggcacagtggaactctcaatgaaagcaccaacgtcggtgtcaaaaccggcggatctcgggtagggggtcccgaactgtgcgtctaggatcgatggtaacaggagacgggggccacgatgtttacccaggttcgggccctctctatggaggtaataccctacttcctgcttcattgatcttgatgaatatgagtgttacaagagttgatctaccacgagatcgtaatggctaaaccctagaggtctagcctatgagtatatggtaatgaatctgtcctatccagactatgctctccggtttatatagacactggagagatctaggtttacatgaggtcggttacataagagggaatcttcataatcgatcgcttagcttgccttccacgccaagtagagtccaatccggacacgggtatagtcttcggtcttcgtgtcttcatagcccatcagtccggcccaatgagtaATAGGCcaacgcctgaggaccccttagtccaggactccctcaggcaggcctcctcctccctccatcctttatatacgtggccaggggacaccccatagacacacaagttgatcattgatctcttagccgtgtgcggtgcccccctccaccataatccacctcggtcatatcgttgcagcgcttaggcgaagccctgcatcggtagcttcatcatcaccgtcgccacgccgtcgttctgacggaactctccctcggcctcaactggatcaagagtacgagggacgtcatcgagctgaatgtgtgctgaacacggaggtgccgtacgttcagtgctAGGATCTGTCGGATCATGACACTACAAGAAAATTGAGATACTGTGACGAAAATCCTCGTGACGATGGTGAATAACGTCACTGATCACCATGAATCAGTGATGGTCAACGTCACAAAATCGCCTCAATGTTTGAGTGCCACCAGTCCGCCAATTTCTATGACGATTTGGTAATTTTGATGACAAACCTATTAAAGTCACCGATTATTATGAATGTATGATGCTCATTTTTTTGTCATGTGACGTCCAGAAGTGGGACCCATCATAGATGCTTCACATCTTATTGAATGGTAGGACCCACACGTCAATGTTGACAATGGGACCCCACATTGTTTACTCACATTTTATCGAGCGATGTAATTATTTTGTTGTATCTCATAAATAGTCTGTGGCATGGAAAATAAGGTTATTACGGTTGTTCGTGAGGTGATGTGTATGACATTGCGGTTGTTTGGTTCGATCTCAAAAATAAAAATGGTAGGTAGTAGTTGGCAGAAATATGTGTATATCATGGATAATTATAGGAACAGTAGGCCCAATTCTAGGACAGATTCATTTGTGTGTTTGTGTCGAATGAAAAAAGTTGGGTACAATGATGGGACGACCTCATGTCTAGTTGCATGCCACTACCAACGAGTGCTCTTGATAAAAAAGGAGTTTTATACATCTAAAAAAGGGCTTTATACATCCTAGATCGCTTACACTAGAGGTTGGGGACTACGCGGATGAGTAGATTTAGACTCTAAACAATCGTCGTTGAAAACCATCATCTCACGTTACCAATTTTATTTACACAAGTACTCCTTTCTGTCCCGAAATACTTGTCGGAAAAGATAAAAATAGATGTATCTAAAATTAAAATatatctagatacatccattcctccgacaagtatttttagacggagggagtagtacaaaAATTCACTCGTTTGCATTTTGTTTTATTCCAAGATCACATATTTAAGACACCTCTATACGTTATCTAACATGTACAACTTTCGACATATATATTTACAAGTCTCTAGAAAAGATTACATGGAAAATACCACATCATAATGTCTATGCAAGGTTTACTTTTTTTAATAATCATTTGCTACTTATTTCGTATTAAATGAATTGCATAACATTATGTGGAAATTAAATTCTGAAAAATAAAACAATCTGCACACCAGAAAAACTCTTTCCCCTccgtttctctttctttttcccGCATCCTGTCCCCACCCGTCAAAGGCCCAGCCAAATTCTCTCCTTCTATTTCGCCCGCGAAGAGGCACCACTAAAGGCCACCGCCCACCCCGGCCTTTTTTCGCGAGATTCAATCGACTCTCCTATATCCCACAACTGCGGCGATCAGGGCCGGCAGATTGGGGGTGGCCGCCCGCCGGCGGACCTTGAATCCACCACACAACCATCCCCACGAGCACTCCGCTCTATCCCCCTGCTCGCAGCGACCGGCGACGGCGGATTGGAGGAGGCCGCCCGACCGGCCGAGCTCAGATCCACTACATCAACCAGCGACAGCGGATTGGAGGAGGCCTCCCCACCTGTCTCTCTTTCCCCACAGATTGCAGCGACCAGCGTCGGCTGACGGTAATTTACTCATCCCGCCCTCCTCATCCCGCAAGATCTAGACGTAAGGGATCACCATGGAAGGGATTTGGGGGAGAAAAGCACACGCGGTCGTGTACATCTCTAAATACAACGACCATGTGGCAAATCCCGTAGCTCTGTAAGTTTTACTCAATTTTTACTCAGTTGTCGTGAGATTTCCTGTAATTCAGCGACCATGTGGCTTCCCTGTTTGTGGTTCTGCTACCCCATAAATCGTCCTTACCTAGGATGGTTAAAACTTAATGTCTGCACTTGTTCTTGATACAATATATTACCATATGGAGTTCACAGTGTATGTTATTTATTTCGAATTCTTGATAAAGACTGGGTCTGCACTTGTTCTTGTTCAAAACTGAATAAAGATTGATTCTGCACTTGTTCTTGTTCAAAACAGAATAAAGACCGAGTCTGCACTTGTTCGAAACTGAATAAAGGCCGAGTCTGCACTTGTTCTTGTTTAACTGAATTCTGGATGCTCCATATTTCCAAGTAAGTTGTTTACTTCGATCTGTTCTGCAACCCTCAAAAGCATCGTACAGTAATGTCTTTGCCATCTCCAGGACCGTACATAGAAAATCAGAGGCCCTGTGCAAATCAAAATTTAAGCCCCGACGTTGGAGTATAGTTTGTTAATCACTGCAACAGTATAATTTTCATGTAGAATTCAGCACCAGATGCACAAATTCAAGAAAGAACAAAAAACTGGATGTAGTAGTGTACTTATAAACACGAGTAGTAATAAAAGAATAGGGTGCTGAGAACTCCCACAACCTTCAGAGTAGCATTGTAGTTGTAGATCATGAAAGACTGCACGTAAAGCTCCAGTGGGTGATTGCTAGTGTACATGACCATGATCTGCTAGAGTAATTTAATTTGGGCCTTGAGATTGTTTTCTTTTTTGGAATAGTAGCAATGcattgagagagagagagtgagagagagagagaggagggggtcGCTGGGAGTAATTTTGATGGATTGGGATTGGAGAGAGAAGTACGAGGTGGCTTGGGCCTTGGGGTCTGATATTTCCATCATTGTTTACTCTCATTAATTCTCTGTTTAATTAACATCTTAATTACCTAAAAGGTCGGGAGCCCTCCAATTTTTTAGGCCCTGCTCAACCACTCCGGTTGCACCTGCTAAAATACTGCCCTGGCCATCTCAAATGACAAGCATCAATTCCAAGTTTGAGTATTAAGGAACACATGAACTACTTAATAGCAGAGCTGCTTGTTTATAACTATTTTACACAATCTAGCCTTTTTTGTCTACTAGCAATGAAAGCCAAGTTTCAAGAGATAAGTTAATGTAATCATGTACGTTACAAGTACTCCTTCAAACAAGTTTAAGCAGATTTCAGTCATCTAGTGTTGATAATGTAGGCCGGTAGATCTTTCGGCAATTCATTAAGTTCACTCTCTGTCATCTTTTCCAGCTTCAATTACTAAAATCATGCCACCAGTTCTGGAGAGTGATATGCATAGCAGGGAATATCTTGCGGAACAGAAATGCAAGGGTGAGGCATATTTGAAGGAAAGGGATGCAAGGATTGCGGAACACAAGGCTGCGGAGCAGGAGTCTCTTAAAGACATACAAAGCATAGCTCGTAGCCTTGTATACCCTAGTGCTCCTAATGCGCAACTGACACAGAAGGCACGAGGTGCTGATGATTGCAGTGACTTAGAGTATGAACCAGATGCTGAAGAGGAGGCCTATGTAGAGGAAGAGGATTTGAGAGGTGAAGAGGAGGTCGCTCTTCCTAAGTCCAAAGCAATGGTAATCATGCAGACGTACATCTTAAATAATATGTACAATGTCAATTGACTGACTTCAATTTTGCCTTGCTTGTATCATTTGTATGTCATTGTGCACTATAAGTATCACAAATAATTGACTCAAAGATTGATTCACATATTCTGTCAGGAAGCATTATCAAATAAGCCACCCAACATTACTCATGAGAATTGGACTAGCCTTGTCAATAAATGGTCTGATAAAAGAAACAAGGTTTGTAACAAGATATGCGACCAACAATAGTTTTTGCATTCACATCTACTGTACCATATGTAAATACTTATATTCATTTTTTATGTAGAAAATATGTCAAATGAATAAGGAAAACCGAGAAGCTGTCAGGCAACACCAAAAGACGGGATCTATGTCCTATGTTTCCTATTTCAGCAAACTTGTAAGAATTCCAAATATCTTACTTGTAGTCCTATGTCTATTGCATCTGGcctatgtatgtatgtatgtatgtacgTATGTATGTATGTACGTAGTAGTAGTAATGTTACAATTTCATATATCTTGTAGAAAAAAGACAAGTACAATAATCATGACCCAAGTCCCATTGAGTTTTTTAAAGACACCCATACAAACAGCAAGACTGATAGCATGAGCTGAGTCAGGACTTCTAGCTCATGTAAGATTTCTTCCTCTATTGTTTCTGACTTGAAATAGATTCTCATATTGCTAGCATATGAACTTTTCCTTAGCATCAATATTTTTCTTTGTACTATAGAATGCGATGGAAAAGAGAAGGGAAGCACAATCAGAAGGTGAGCAGCCAGTATCCGATACATCAATTGTGGCTGAAGTTCTAAAGGAAGAAAGCGCCCATAGCACCGTCCTTTCTAGCATGGGGTATGCATCAAGATCCGGGAGGTCTGGGAGCTCTACTTTATGAGCCTAGATCCGATTTCTAGAAGAAAGAATTGAATAGAAGGATAGAGAGGCAAGAGATGCAAATGACAGGTAATTATCTTATTTCCCTTTCTGTTCTTGTTGTTTCTTTTGTCTTGCTTCTGTGTGCATGGTGCACTCATTGAAGTGAACGAAAGTTCAACTAAGGAGTGCTTCTTTTAACCTGGGTTGTTGACTTGATATCCTTTTGGTGATGCTTCCTGTAATCAAGCTGTTGGTTATGCATATTTTAAAACATTACAAGTTATTCTTGAGTTTACTGTTTCATTGTCCCGTCGGCATGCTTGCCTTGACATTTAATAATTTACTTATCTATTTTAAATTGGTACCCTTGTACCTTGTTATCTTGTATGTTTTCATCTCATTACGATGCAACATTGTTGT
The Aegilops tauschii subsp. strangulata cultivar AL8/78 chromosome 3, Aet v6.0, whole genome shotgun sequence genome window above contains:
- the LOC109764853 gene encoding uncharacterized protein isoform X2, which produces MPPVLESDMHSREYLAEQKCKGEAYLKERDARIAEHKAAEQESLKDIQSIARSLVYPSAPNAQLTQKARGADDCSDLEYEPDAEEEAYVEEEDLRGEEEVALPKSKAMEALSNKPPNITHENWTSLVNKWSDKRNKKICQMNKENREAVRQHQKTGSMSYVSYFSKLKKDKYNNHDPSPIEFFKDTHTNSKTDSMS
- the LOC109764853 gene encoding uncharacterized protein isoform X1, encoding MPPVLESDMHSREYLAEQKCKGEAYLKERDARIAEHKAAEQESLKDIQSIARSLVYPSAPNAQLTQKARGADDCSDLEYEPDAEEEAYVEEEDLRGEEEVALPKSKAMEALSNKPPNITHENWTSLVNKWSDKRNKKICQMNKENREAVRQHQKTGSMSYVSYFSKLNAMEKRREAQSEGEQPVSDTSIVAEVLKEESAHSTVLSSMGYASRSGRSGSSTL